TTTCTTATTATACTCCCCGCGCGCTTTTTTGTTTCCCAGAGGAACCTTAAAATTCAATCCAATGCTCCAATCCTCATAGTCTCCTGTTCCAACTTTACTGAGCGCTTCGTCAAGATTATCTCCTAGGCCATTCAAGCCAAAACTTCCAACTAGATCCAGAGTAGGGAAGAGAACATTCTTAGCTTTTTTTATCTTTATGTCCCTATTCTCAAGAGCAATCTCTTCCGAAGCATAATCAGGCCTGTATTGAAAAGCATTACTAAGACTTCTTGCAAGATCAACGTATTCTTTTGTAAAAACAGGTTTATCTAAAGGCACAATCTCAGTGTTCCAGAGGGATGGGTCATCAACCAGGCTTGTTATCAATTTCAACTCATCTTCAGATTTTTTCAATGTTGATTCTGCTGAAATTAGATTTTTTTGTCTCTTGGCAACAGCTGTCTTTGTCTCCAGCAAAGTCAGAGAACTTACCAGTCCCGCTTTATATCGTTTATTGTTAATCTGAAGCATGTCCTCTGCGCGCTTTAATGATGATTTTGCTATATTGTGTTTTTCTGTGTAAAAAATGTAATTATAATAAGCAGCTTTCGTTTTTGTTATTATATCTGCAACTGTATTTTCAAAATCTTCCTCTGAGATATTTTTATCATTTTTGGCAATAGTAATATCTGCGCGGTTTACCTGCACGCCAAATCCTTTAAGTAATGGCTGTGTGATCGTGATCTTGGCTTCTGATGTGTAATTGTCGTTCCTAAGACTGGCGGAAGAAGGATCATCT
Above is a genomic segment from bacterium containing:
- a CDS encoding TolC family protein, with protein sequence MNKKYALFFMLFSLCLNIFMYVICLAETTDKIPTYKKEDFIASANTKKVLKIGLVDCIAFALRNNSEIKIKKIEPRLKESDIKIARSDFEPSFDATYKLRDNTNQNNSTAYTDNTINSRDEDINAGLSGKLYTGTKYNMDFLNNRSKDDPSSASLRNDNYTSEAKITITQPLLKGFGVQVNRADITIAKNDKNISEEDFENTVADIITKTKAAYYNYIFYTEKHNIAKSSLKRAEDMLQINNKRYKAGLVSSLTLLETKTAVAKRQKNLISAESTLKKSEDELKLITSLVDDPSLWNTEIVPLDKPVFTKEYVDLARSLSNAFQYRPDYASEEIALENRDIKIKKAKNVLFPTLDLVGSFGLNGLGDNLDEALSKVGTGDYEDWSIGLNFKVPLGNKKARGEYNKKKLEKIQALISFKRLEQNIILEVRDKVREVDIQYRQVEASSLSREAETQNYNVQNERYTAGEVSTHDMLDYQERLSQAELDYIKALIDHEISIINLDKSEGLTLVKNDIKLER